From Phycisphaerae bacterium, the proteins below share one genomic window:
- the nrfH gene encoding cytochrome c nitrite reductase small subunit: protein MGLPGLSRRWQVAVYACAGLALGTAAVVARLANAASYLSDHPRTCINCHVMTDAYATWERGSHAQTAVCVDCHVPHENLVAKLAFKSMDGMKHSYVFSLRKEPQVLQLSQRAIPVVQRNCVRCHADQLQMVRLAASTERKCWHCHENIHGAVQSLSASPHVLRPRLPDAGLKWLKQGEPNR from the coding sequence TTGGGCCTGCCGGGCCTATCCCGCCGATGGCAGGTCGCGGTTTACGCCTGCGCGGGGCTGGCGCTGGGAACCGCAGCGGTGGTGGCCCGCCTGGCCAACGCCGCATCCTACCTGTCCGACCACCCGCGGACCTGCATCAACTGCCACGTGATGACCGACGCCTACGCCACGTGGGAACGCGGCAGCCACGCCCAAACCGCGGTGTGCGTCGACTGCCACGTACCGCACGAAAACCTCGTGGCTAAGCTCGCCTTCAAATCAATGGACGGAATGAAGCATTCCTACGTCTTTTCGCTGCGGAAAGAGCCGCAGGTGCTGCAACTCTCGCAGCGGGCAATCCCGGTGGTTCAGCGGAACTGCGTCCGCTGCCACGCCGACCAGCTCCAGATGGTGCGACTGGCCGCCTCGACCGAACGGAAATGCTGGCACTGCCACGAAAACATCCACGGGGCCGTCCAGAGTCTCTCGGCCTCGCCGCACGTGCTCCGTCCTCGCCTGCCCGACGCCGGCCTCAAGTGGCTCAAACAAGGAGAACCGAACCGATGA